The Ammospiza caudacuta isolate bAmmCau1 chromosome 17, bAmmCau1.pri, whole genome shotgun sequence genome has a segment encoding these proteins:
- the LOC131565395 gene encoding hemoglobin subunit alpha-A, whose amino-acid sequence MVLSAADKTNVKGVFAKIGGQADEYGADALERMFATYPATKTYFPHFDLGKGSAQVKGHGKKVAGALVEAVNHIDDLAGALSKLSDLHAQKLRVDPVNFKLLGQCFLVTVATRNPGLLTPEVHASLDKFLCAVGTVLTAKYR is encoded by the exons ATGGTGCTGTCCGCCGCAGACAAGACCAACGTCAAGGGCGTTTTCGCCAAAATCGGCGGCCAGGCCGACGAATATGGCGCCGATGCCCTGGAGAG GATGTTCGCCACCTACCCCGCCACCAAGACCTACTTCCCCCACTTCGACCTAGGAAAGGGCTCTGCCCAGGTCAAGGGGCACGGCAAGAAGGTGGCGGGCGCCCTGGTGGAAGCTGTCAACCACATCGATGACCTCGCTGGTGCCCTCTCCAAGCTCAGCGACCTCCACGCCCAAAAACTCCGTGTGGACCCTGTCAACTTCAAA ctgctgggccagTGCTTCCTGGTGACAGTGGCCACCCGCAACCCCGGTCTGCTGACCCCAGAGGTGCACGCTTCCCTGGACAAGTTCCTGTGTGCCGTGGGCACCGTGCTGACTGCCAAGTACCGTTAA
- the LOC131565397 gene encoding hemoglobin subunit alpha-D, protein MLTAEDKKLIQQMWGKLGGAEEEIGAEALTRMFCSYPPTKTYFPHFDLSPGSDQVRGHGKKVVAALSTAIKNIDNLSQALSELSNLHAYNLRVDPVNFKFLSQCLQVALATRLGKDYSPEVHSAVDKFMSAVASVLAEKYR, encoded by the exons ATGCTGACCGCCGAGGACAAGAAGCTGATCCAGCAGATGTGGGGCAAGCTGGGCGGCGCCGAGGAGGAAATCGGAGCCGAGGCCCTGACGAG GATGTTCTGCTCCTACCCCCCGACCAAGACCTACTTCCCCCACTTCGACCTGTCCCCGGGCTCTGACCAGGTCCGTGGCCATGGCAAGAAGGTGGTGGCTGCCCTGAGCACTGCCATCAAGAACATAGACAACCTCAGCCAGGCTCTGTCTGAGCTCAGCAACCTGCACGCCTACAACCTGCGTGTGGACCCCGTCAACTTCAAG TTCCTGTCGCAGTGCTTGCAGGTGGCGCTGGCTACCCGCCTGGGTAAGGACTACAGCCCCGAGGTGCACTCTGCCGTCGACAAGTTCATGTCGGCCGTGGCCAGCGTGCTGGCTGAGAAGTACAGATAA